In the genome of Bremerella sp. JC817, the window ACTGCTCGACAATCGGGCCATTCATCAAGGCTAAGGCTTGCGTCGCGGAACGTTGAGCGTCGACGGTTCGATACGCGGGGAACGCCGCGACAAAGTCACTTCGCCGGCCGATCGTTTCGGCCGAGTCCAGATCGGTCCGAAGCGGCGGACGGCCTGCCGCCACGCTAAGGCTATCGAAGAGTTGCGGCCCTGTCAGACCTCGGACTTGCACGTAAGGGTATTCGCCTTCGATGCTGCTGGCAGCCAGCGATTTAGCCTGGTATGCCTGCGTGGCGACGATCGTGGAAGCGAGCCATCGCAGATCGAATTGGTGCTTCACGAACTCGCCCGAAAGAAACTCGAGCGTTTCCTCGCGTGCGGCAGGCGAGAATTGTTCCGGGTGCAGCGTGACCAGCGGCTGGCCCAGCAGCTCGGCCCACAATTGATTGACCGTCCAGCGAGCAAAGTAGCGGTTTGACTGCTGGCTGACCCACTGGGCGAAAACCTCTCGGCCTGAGATCGCGGTTGCCGGCGCGACTTTAGGCGACCAGCTTTCACCGGTGAACAGCGCCGGCGAGACCGTTCGATCGGTGTCAGGAATCGCGATGGTTTGCTTCTGCCAGGCATCGTGGGCGGTTTCGCCTGACTTGAGGGGCTCGAAGTAGGCGGCCGTTTGCCAGAACTGATCTTGCGACCACGCATGGAACGGGTGATCGTGGCACTGGGCACAACTCAAGTCGACCCCCAAAAACTCACCGGTCGCGTTGGCAGCCATTCGCTCGGGTCGATGGTCGTTGGCTTCGATGATCGTCTTGGGAACCGAAAGCAATGCTTCGTTCTGGCCTGCTCCGGTATGGGGTGCATACGAAACAGAAATCAACTGCCGGGCAATCTCGTTCAACGGTTCGCCACGTCGCAGTTGCTGAGCGACCCAGGCCTCGGTATCGGGGGCCAGGTATTCGTAGGGAGCGACTGACGTTTGCGGAAACCATAAGCTTCGCACGAACGTCGCCAGTCGCTGGGCAGCCGCCGGGCTGTTGGCAAGTTCAAAGATCGCTTCGGCCCGAGCGGTTGCGGTTTTCTGCGATGCAAACGCCTGGGCTTCGGCCGCGGTTGGTATCCGCCCGATCAAATCGAGCGAGACACGCCGGAGGAAGGTCGCTTCATCGCATGGCGTGGTAGCAGCGGTGCCTTCCGGCAGAATCGAGGCGAGTTGCTTGTCGATTTGCGCAGCGATCTCGTTGGCAGAGCAGGGGAGTGCCGCCAGCAGCAGAAGCAAGATCGCCAACGTCCAGGTGTGCTTCATCCAGTCGCTTTGCGTTTCGCGGTGAAAGATTAGTCGGCCTGAAAGTCTTCGGTCGCGATCAGTTCGCCATCGGCGATGCTGACCAGGGCGATCAAGACTTCCTGCTCTAAACCGGCCCGGATCGGCATGGCGCTGCCGTCGGCCATGGCGGCGTACGCTTTGCCAGGATGGAACGAGTAGATCGAACCTTCATTGGAACAGTTCACCGCGCAGTCGCCAAATTGATTCTGGCCTTGTTGATCGTATGAACGCAAATGATTCCAATTCGGCGCGATCCACTGGCCAAAACTGAACCCATCGACCAGCGGCCGATGGGTTTGGTCAGCTGTTTTGTCGTCGTGCAGTTTTCCGGCTCGCCAACCGTTCGGCTTGTCGGCCATCTCGACCACCAGGAAGGTGTTGGCCAGGCCGTCCGTGATTTCGTTCAAGCGAACCGCATGGCCAGCGGTCACGTTCGAGGCGCCGTAGTGCCGACCGGGCGAAGCCATCGCGCCGCGATAGAGGCGTTCTGGCTGGTTCGTATGCAGATAGGCCCCGGACGAAGCGACGTAATCGGTCGCTTTCGCCGAGAACTCTTTCCCGTCGGGATCGAGCAAACGAATCACGCGATCGGCATGTGGTGCGGCGGGACAAACGAGCGTCGAAAGGGCGTTCATGCCGACGTCGCGGTTTCCCCCTTCGTACCATTCGAGACTCAAGTCGTACTTGTCGTAGAGCTTGGCCTGATCCATGAATGGCAGGACCAACGTGTTCCAGCCGGTGTGGGGCTGACGCCGATTGCTGGGAAGCGAATCTTGATGCACCTCGGCGAAACCACGGCACGCCTTGGCGATGGTTCGCATATGATCCTGACAACCCTTGGCCCGAGCCTCGTCCCGCGCCATCGCGACCCACGGCGCG includes:
- a CDS encoding DUF1559 domain-containing protein, whose protein sequence is MDRHRSFGLSDLLVIATALLLLAAIAAPWVAMARDEARAKGCQDHMRTIAKACRGFAEVHQDSLPSNRRQPHTGWNTLVLPFMDQAKLYDKYDLSLEWYEGGNRDVGMNALSTLVCPAAPHADRVIRLLDPDGKEFSAKATDYVASSGAYLHTNQPERLYRGAMASPGRHYGASNVTAGHAVRLNEITDGLANTFLVVEMADKPNGWRAGKLHDDKTADQTHRPLVDGFSFGQWIAPNWNHLRSYDQQGQNQFGDCAVNCSNEGSIYSFHPGKAYAAMADGSAMPIRAGLEQEVLIALVSIADGELIATEDFQAD
- a CDS encoding DUF1549 domain-containing protein, producing MKHTWTLAILLLLLAALPCSANEIAAQIDKQLASILPEGTAATTPCDEATFLRRVSLDLIGRIPTAAEAQAFASQKTATARAEAIFELANSPAAAQRLATFVRSLWFPQTSVAPYEYLAPDTEAWVAQQLRRGEPLNEIARQLISVSYAPHTGAGQNEALLSVPKTIIEANDHRPERMAANATGEFLGVDLSCAQCHDHPFHAWSQDQFWQTAAYFEPLKSGETAHDAWQKQTIAIPDTDRTVSPALFTGESWSPKVAPATAISGREVFAQWVSQQSNRYFARWTVNQLWAELLGQPLVTLHPEQFSPAAREETLEFLSGEFVKHQFDLRWLASTIVATQAYQAKSLAASSIEGEYPYVQVRGLTGPQLFDSLSVAAGRPPLRTDLDSAETIGRRSDFVAAFPAYRTVDAQRSATQALALMNGPIVEQFCVPQSNPLVQGLAAAPFLSEEECVSSLFWSTLGRAPHDEEWKRLSQHGFLQEDADTRARRLSELFWVLINTVEFNTNH